From the Butyrivibrio fibrisolvens genome, one window contains:
- a CDS encoding CotH kinase family protein, with protein MKVSRFVSMFILIVALIMLGIFQSGYDAVVEENAKNKGSSEKAQYVVFSSDDILKDNISDNFALYINDDPYDVVTMYLTVRQGNAAEGTDHTWEEINTYSAYEYEELGIDRYKVAGLLQVGDENGPVFGELGYGETAPNATVNIRGQTSTSYDQKNYKIEIKDNRGDFRGQTTIALNKHQMDGLRFRNKLCFDLMTGIDQMMSLRTQFVHLYVNDLTDGSDDGFEDYGLYTQVEQLNKTALKTHGLNKNGYLYKINYFEFFRYEDAIKLVDDPDFDLAEFETYMEIKSSNDNTKLIEMIEDVNDYSIPIDTVLEEHFNVENLAYWLAFHILTGNVDTSCRNFYLYSPVNVDTWYILSWDNDDSFMVTEREMRGNVEYGGWQMGVSTYWGNVLFQRCLKSDKFRQVLDQAVQDELAYMTPERLSSMISEYSKVVRPYVFSGRDALYTSLTKEQYDTLVSKIPYEPQYYYQEYLNSLEKPQPFYIGDISYENGILSTMWDSSYDFDQETITYTVTIARDYELKDVIATYSGVWTNISQQIDLEPGNQYFLAVTATNESGYSQGAFDYYIANDSYYYGMKSFYLDLDGSVIADFEVTE; from the coding sequence ATGAAGGTCAGCCGATTTGTATCTATGTTCATATTGATAGTGGCACTTATAATGCTTGGCATATTCCAGTCAGGTTATGATGCGGTTGTCGAAGAAAACGCGAAAAACAAAGGCTCATCAGAAAAAGCACAGTATGTGGTATTTAGTAGTGATGATATCCTTAAAGATAATATTTCTGATAATTTCGCGCTGTATATAAATGACGATCCTTATGATGTTGTCACTATGTATCTGACTGTAAGGCAGGGCAATGCCGCAGAAGGAACTGATCATACATGGGAAGAGATCAATACCTACAGTGCCTACGAATACGAAGAGCTTGGAATTGACAGATACAAGGTAGCAGGGCTCTTACAGGTTGGAGATGAGAATGGGCCTGTGTTTGGAGAGCTTGGATATGGTGAGACTGCGCCCAATGCTACTGTCAATATCAGAGGTCAGACATCTACAAGTTATGACCAGAAGAACTATAAGATTGAAATAAAGGACAATAGAGGAGATTTTAGAGGCCAGACTACTATAGCTCTTAATAAGCATCAAATGGACGGACTTAGATTCAGGAATAAACTCTGCTTTGATCTTATGACAGGGATAGATCAGATGATGAGCCTTAGAACTCAGTTTGTGCATCTGTATGTCAATGACTTAACTGACGGCTCTGATGACGGATTTGAAGATTATGGTCTTTATACTCAGGTTGAGCAGCTCAATAAGACGGCTCTTAAAACCCATGGCCTTAATAAAAACGGATATCTGTACAAGATCAATTATTTTGAATTCTTCAGATATGAAGATGCTATTAAGCTTGTGGATGATCCTGATTTTGATCTTGCTGAGTTTGAAACTTATATGGAGATCAAGAGTAGCAATGATAATACCAAGCTTATAGAGATGATAGAGGATGTCAATGACTATTCTATTCCTATAGATACGGTGCTTGAAGAGCATTTTAATGTGGAGAATCTTGCCTACTGGCTGGCCTTCCATATACTTACCGGTAATGTAGATACATCTTGTCGTAACTTCTATCTATATAGTCCTGTCAATGTAGATACCTGGTATATCCTGTCCTGGGACAATGATGACAGCTTCATGGTTACAGAGAGAGAGATGAGGGGCAATGTCGAATACGGCGGATGGCAGATGGGCGTTAGTACCTATTGGGGCAATGTGCTGTTCCAAAGATGTCTTAAGTCTGACAAGTTCAGACAGGTACTGGATCAGGCTGTGCAGGATGAACTTGCATATATGACTCCGGAGAGGCTTAGCTCTATGATCTCTGAGTACAGTAAAGTAGTAAGACCATATGTTTTCTCAGGAAGAGATGCTCTTTATACTTCTCTTACCAAGGAGCAATATGACACTTTGGTAAGTAAGATACCTTATGAGCCACAGTATTATTATCAGGAGTATCTAAATTCACTTGAAAAGCCGCAGCCTTTCTATATTGGAGATATATCTTATGAAAACGGGATCTTATCAACCATGTGGGATTCATCATATGATTTTGACCAGGAGACTATAACCTATACTGTTACGATAGCAAGAGATTATGAACTCAAAGACGTGATCGCTACCTATAGCGGAGTCTGGACCAATATATCGCAGCAGATAGACTTAGAGCCCGGAAATCAGTACTTTCTGGCTGTGACTGCTACCAATGAGTCGGGATATTCGCAGGGAGCATTTGATTATTATATTGCCAACGACAGCTACTATTATGGCATGAAGAGCTTCTATCTGGATCTTGACGGTAGTGTTATAGCGGATTTTGAGGTTACGGAATAA
- a CDS encoding DUF4956 domain-containing protein, with product MSVKDVIKNSFLSNDSFTKTDVEQIVVSLIAALLLGLFIYLVYRVFYAGVIYSKSFAVTIVGMTVLTCMVTLAISTNVVISLGMVGALSIVRFRTAIKDPLDLLYLFWAITAGITAGAQMYLLAVSSSIIMLVVIIIFYSRSSSKIVYVAVVHYTGDDTGDKILQELGKLKYCIKSKTLRGQETEMALEVSVRKNDLFFEEKIRNLENVKDITLIQYNGEYHG from the coding sequence ATGAGCGTAAAAGACGTTATTAAAAATTCGTTTTTAAGTAATGACAGTTTTACCAAAACAGATGTAGAGCAGATAGTTGTCTCACTTATTGCAGCACTGCTTTTAGGACTTTTTATATATTTGGTATACAGAGTCTTTTACGCAGGGGTCATCTATTCTAAGAGCTTTGCTGTGACTATAGTGGGCATGACAGTCCTGACCTGCATGGTAACACTGGCAATCAGTACCAATGTTGTTATATCCCTTGGTATGGTCGGTGCGTTGTCTATCGTAAGATTCAGGACAGCTATCAAGGATCCTCTTGACCTTCTGTACCTGTTCTGGGCTATAACTGCAGGTATCACAGCGGGTGCGCAGATGTACCTTCTGGCAGTCAGCAGCAGTATCATAATGCTTGTAGTCATCATAATCTTCTATTCAAGGTCATCTAGTAAGATTGTATATGTGGCAGTTGTCCATTATACCGGGGATGATACTGGCGATAAGATATTGCAGGAACTTGGCAAGCTTAAGTACTGTATTAAGTCTAAGACCTTAAGAGGCCAGGAGACAGAAATGGCTCTGGAAGTATCTGTTAGGAAAAATGATCTGTTCTTTGAAGAGAAGATTAGAAATCTTGAGAATGTAAAGGATATTACACTCATACAGTATAACGGGGAATATCATGGGTGA
- a CDS encoding polyphosphate polymerase domain-containing protein produces MGEKYRHELKYLIKRSDAELLKLRLKYLMELDPHAGEDGYMIRSIYFDDYWNSAFNDKEAGILERAKWRIRIYNCSDSSIKLERKKKFGSYIYKEAASLSKDEAMRLIGGDYLFLLKKDNELLRQFYVECITKLMKPRVIVDYDRLPFILPEGTVRVTFDSDVRAAVLSNNIFDDALPSISCMEDGRCIMEVKFTEFLPRMVKEMIPAGAADITAYSKFGICAMKTAYLHGFSYYEETGIPSDMMRK; encoded by the coding sequence ATGGGTGAAAAGTACAGGCATGAACTTAAATATTTAATTAAAAGAAGTGATGCAGAGCTTTTGAAGCTTCGCCTGAAGTATCTTATGGAGCTTGATCCTCACGCTGGTGAAGACGGGTATATGATAAGGTCCATATACTTTGATGACTACTGGAATAGTGCTTTTAATGACAAAGAAGCCGGTATCCTTGAAAGAGCAAAGTGGAGGATCAGGATCTATAACTGCTCTGATTCATCTATTAAGCTTGAGAGGAAGAAGAAGTTTGGAAGCTATATCTATAAGGAGGCGGCATCGTTATCAAAAGATGAGGCTATGAGGCTTATAGGAGGCGATTATCTTTTTTTGCTAAAAAAGGATAATGAACTCCTGCGGCAGTTCTATGTGGAATGTATTACAAAGCTTATGAAGCCGCGGGTTATAGTAGATTATGACAGACTTCCTTTTATATTGCCGGAAGGGACAGTGCGAGTGACTTTCGACTCTGACGTTAGAGCTGCCGTACTTTCAAATAATATATTTGATGATGCGCTTCCTTCTATATCCTGTATGGAAGATGGCAGGTGCATCATGGAAGTTAAGTTTACTGAGTTCCTGCCAAGGATGGTGAAGGAGATGATACCGGCAGGGGCAGCAGATATAACTGCATATTCCAAGTTCGGGATATGTGCTATGAAAACAGCTTATCTTCATGGATTTAGTTACTACGAAGAAACCGGTATACCAAGTGATATGATGCGTAAATAG